The sequence below is a genomic window from Schistocerca nitens isolate TAMUIC-IGC-003100 chromosome 4, iqSchNite1.1, whole genome shotgun sequence.
GATAGTATCTGAAAGAACGTAGCTGTCAGAAGGATGTGTAGTACTCAAAATATATGACCGATCTACAAAATCAAGGACAAGTTGGGCACATTTTGAGAATAATGGAGGAAAAAGAATTTCAGCATTGATCATTCCAGTTTCATCACTTGTGATCGGAATAAGAAATGTTACGTACTGTCTTACAAAAGTACTTCAATAGTGAGATTTGAAATGGGAAACCCCAGTTCAGTTTATGTTTAGTCTGCATTCTTCAGAGATAATCAGAGTGATAGATGGTACACAAGTAATTAAAGAAAGTGTATTACGACCTTATACGCCTCAAAAGCATTTATTAACAGAAACGAAGAGAACAGATCAGAATCCATTTACAAGCAAACCTGGACAAACGCCGTAACTAGCTGTAAAACGCAGTGCACGGCCAGTCTGTAAGCAACATATTGTCGGAATATGCGTCTTATTCTGACTTTGAATTCTGCAAGTGGATAACATGATAATGGAACAGTCAATTAGCATATCATCAGATGTATGAGTTCTCACGAGTCAAGTGAAGCGGTTAATCTGAGGGTCCTACGTAGGTGAAGGTGGTTGTTGTCAGAACATGTTACGGACGTCAAAACTTCCAGCATTAGCCAATGTGAACCAAACAAAATTAGATTACAACATACAGAACAGTTTTAGTTACAGCATGAGGTGTCTGCACTGGCCGTGAAATGCATTTTAACGAAGATCGACCTCGAAGAGAATGTATAAACTAGTAGACATAGTGCAATACGTATTAGAGCACAGTTGCGGAAGAGTGAAGGAAAGTGTTTATCGGGTGACGTACCTTTCCGCATCACTGGCTCTGCTGCCACCACGAGATGGCGTCCAGCAGCTCCTCGTCTTCGGGACTCATCGGCTCGTAGCCGTCGTAGGCGTCTGCGGTGCCGTTGGCCGCGTACACCGTCGAGGACGCCGCGTACGACGACGAGCCCTCCGACGCGAAGGACGGCGTCGGCGACCCCGACGAGCTGGCCGCCTCGGAGCAAGGCGGCGACAGCGACGAGCCCAGCATCTGCGACGGCGTGAAGTGGCCGACTGCGGACGCGGCGTCGTCGGAGGCGTAGTAGGGACTCGCGGAGGCGGGCGTGTCGGGAGCCGCCACCGGGCCCCCGGTCTGGACTCCGTCGTGCTCCGCCAGCAGCTGCTGCAGGCTGCGGATGTACTCGACGGCCATCCGTAGGGTCTCCACCTTACTGAGCTTCTTACTCGCCTGGCGTccgctgccaccgccgccgccgccgccgccgccactgcccgCGCCGGGAGAAGACAGCGCCGCCGCCACCGACGCTGGGATGTGCTGCCTCAGCGTCGCGAAGCCGTTGTTCACTTGCTTGACTCGGTTGCGCTCGCGGGCGTTCCTCCGCGCGACGGACGccggctggtggtggtggtggtgggcgtGGTATCCGCCGCCGGCGTGCGGCTGGGTACCGTTCCCGGAGGCGAAGTTGATGCGCCTCTTGCAGCGTAGCAAATCCGCCTGTTGTGCCGCCGCCGCGGCGGCTGCAGCCCTGACTTCGGAGGTGGCGGCCGCAATGGGCCTCTTCTGCTGGACGAGCAGTGCGTGCTTGGGCAGCAGCGGCGACAGcacctgcggctgctgctgctgcgccacGCCGAGCGCCGCCGCGGCTGACGGAGACGTCGTCACGATGACGCAACTGGCACCGGTGGCCGCCGCCGAGGCCGGCTGGACGAGGCTCGCCACGGCCTTCTGCTGCGGGCCCAGGGTCATCACGCTGATCGACGCTGTGGCCATAAATAGCTCACTCTTCTTTCGATTGTGTCCCTTTGTGGAGTCTGTCAACACTGCACCGCCGTATCAGTCATTGAGCGGTGCCAGCTAGACACTTGTCTTCCTCCGTCACTCGCTACGGTACTGCGCCACCGATTCCTAAAAGCGAAATCGGGAACCTAGGAGAATCGGCGTGGAGGTCGGAGACGCGGTCTTACTCTCTCGCGCGAACTCGAGCGGAGCTTGCTGACGCAGCCAGCTGCGATGCTGACGCTACGGAGGCCCGTGCCGAAATGCTGTGTAGCCCCGGTGCGCCAGTCCCTATGTACAACAGATACAACACTGCCCCTGCGGCCCTGCCTCCCCTCCCGTCCCCCTCGCCCCTCGACCCGGCCCCCCGCGTTCCCCTAGCTGCAGCCTGAACTGAGAGCCGAGCGGCAGCAGCCCAAAACCTTTTTTCCTCGGCACAGTAGGTGCTGCGCCTGTGTgcgtgcgtacgtgtgtgtgtgagagaggggcGGTGAGGcgtagggagggggagggagaggcgcGCGCGGCCCCCACCCCGCGTGCCGCCGGCAGGCCACAAAAAGCGCGCCTCTCGCCGTCTGCGTCGCGCGCGCACTCCGCCGCTGCGCCCTCTCTCTCGGCGGTCGCGCGACAAGCGCAGCTGAACGCGTGCCTGCGACGTGCGGCGCATGCCGCCTCCCCTccaccgcccgccgcccgccgcccgccgcctctcctctcgccaccgccgccgccgccgctgccgcgctCGTCTACCTTTTTCCCTTCCTGCTCTCTGGCTTCGCCGCTGCTACTCCTCGGTAGCCACGCGACCGCCCGACTCAGCTGCACCTCACTACCGCCTGAGACTGAGCGTATGCGCACAAACTTGCGGCACGCGCTACTTGCAGCAAAATTGGCCTGGACTGCTCACATTGTCAACGGACTTAAGGTATCGTTTCGGCGGTTATGCAAGGTGAACTTCATCGGAACTACGATCTTCACTCTCACTTTACCGACCCACCCCACAGAAAGGTCGAATGCTTACAGTGGTTGGAATGTTGACCACGGCATCTCGGAGGAACGTAGCAATGATAGACTTCAGTATGTCAAAAATTGCGACATCCTcaggttgcactttattggtctttattattcACACATCAAGCAACATACAACATCGATTTCAGTATATATGTCCTCCCATCATATATGTCTGGGAACCTAATGTCCACACAAATTattgaaatgtatgtatgtatgttccacatctcctcctaaaccactggagcgatttcagccaaacttcatATACCTGCCACTTATTGTTTGGAAAGATTCTCTGTGCGGATAAGGTCCATCCATGTATCAGAAGTGTTAGGATGGAAGTGAAAAAGTCATACAGACCACGACGCGTGAATACCCATAGTTTAGTCATCCAATAcgtcagaatgagagcacttacagacttgcaaaaaacatgactgggtgttgtgtgatgtccttaggttggttaggtttaagtagttctaagttctaggggactgatgaccatagatgttaagtcccatagtgctcagagccatttgaaccatttttttgcaaaaaaccttacacacaatttcaaacctccaCGAAACTTTTTTCGCTGACCACCCCCACAAAAAGAgcaaaggaaaaacgtttatcgcttcctatattttcgctattcatgcagtaaaactgctgcatgaagcatgaccttttaatttattacttctttactattaactgtatttGTGGCACATTTTCCAGACAAGAGAAACACGTGGCAGttatacaatgaagtgccaaacaaactgatatagtcatgcgtattcagatacagagatatgtaaaaaggcagaatacgccgctgcagtcggcagcgcctatatatgacaacaaatgtgtggcgcagttgttggatcggttactgctgatgcaACGGTAGGttttcaacatttaagtgagtttaaacgtgatgttatagtcggcgcttgaacgatgggacacaggatctcctaggtagcgatgaagtgggcatttgcCTATACGACCATCTCACgaatgtaccgttaatatcaggaatccactaAAAAATcagtctccgacatcactgcggccggaaaaagatcctgcaagaaggggaccaacgacgactgaagagaatcgttcaacgtcacacaagtgcaacccttccgcaaattgctacagatttcagtgctgggccatctacaacagtcagcgtgcgaaccattcaacgaaacatcatcgatatgggcgttcggagccAAAGTTCCACTTGTGTACCATTGATggcggcacgacacaaagctttacgcctcgcctgggcccttcaacaccgacattggactgttgaggactggaaacatgttgcctggtcggacgagtctcgtttcagatttatctaacggatggacttgtacgggtatggagacaacctcatgaatccatggaccctgcatatcagaaggggttgttcaagctggtggaagttatttaattttgtggtgcgtgtggagttggagtgatatggacccctaATACGACTGTGTcatgtgacgcgtacgtaagcatcctgtctgatcatgtctatccattcatgcccattgtgcattccgatggacttaggcaatttcagtaggacaatgcgacaccccacacatccagaattgctcagagtggctccaggaacactcttctgggtttaaacacttcccctggagtttgaacacttccgctggccaccaagctcgacagacatgaacatcattgagcatatctggaatgcctagcatcgtgctgttcagaagagatctccaccccctcgtactctaacggatttatgggcagctctacagaattcatggtgtcagttccctccagcactacttcggacattagttgagttcatgccacgtcgtgttgtggcacttctgcttgctcgcgggggccccacatgatattaggcaggtgtaccagtttctttagctcttcagtgcaaTTAAACTTTCACCATCTAAGAGGGCCCACATGAAAAACGAGTAAGCGTAGGGCAATAAAACTTTGtgcaaacatttgtaaggacacaggaaagagaaataacgaataaaccatcgaAACAGGTACATTTTAAATTCCGCATTAGAGGGTAACATTTATTAATTGCTTACCACGTTTACCTTCCGCATCCATGATAGCCTGGAACTGCACTAGAGGTTGATCTACTGCTGCCAAAACCGTTTCAGGTTGGATGTGGGCTACCTCCCTCGCTATGGTCATTTTCAGCCTCTAATATGTGTTAGTTTCCCGTTGGTAAACCCTATTCTTCAGGTAACCTCACAGTCAGAAACGAAATAGGTTTAAATCTGATCTTGGTGGAGACGATTTCTGGAACGATCGGCTCATGATTTGGTTACCTACAGCTGTGATACGAAATAACCGAATCACCTCACGAGGACTGCGTCAGTGCTAGTGAACACAGCggtactattgctgttgttttgatgaaaatggttcaaatggctctgagcactatgggacttaacatctgaggtcatcagtcccctagaacttagaacgacttaaacctaactaacctaaggacttcacacacatgcatacccgaggcaggaatcgaactcgcggccgtagctgtcgcgcggttccagactgtagcgcctagaaccgttttgataaaacagctttacaaatGACACCGTGTTCACTTTGTCCGTAACGCTGCTGACTGCCTGCAACTGTAATGCAGGCGGATGCTTGTGTTTCAGTCCTACAACGCCGTACCAGTTCCTGAGCCAAACAGCAAGTCATGACACAAACAATACTAAGAACGCAAAATCGTGCAGCGCACACTCTGATCATAATTAGTGTAAAGTTCGATACCCATCGGTAAATTGTTCTCTGTCTTCACTGGTTCAGTtagcgaaaatttaattgtaagctccgtaaattaaataaaatatgtctATGCACCGATCACCGATAATCGTCGTCGTGTTGACACCGGTATCCTTTCATTATATGTACCACAGTTATCTGACGGTGAACATCACTTTCGAATGGTACCCTTCACGGCCAGTTTGGATTTGATATGTATttcaaactaaaaaataaaacgttTTCATGCAGCTTAACGTAATTTTAGCAACGTACtaaaaactacggccgtaatttttcccgagggcatgcagctttactgtatgattaaatgatgatggcgtcctcttgggtaaaatattccggaggtaaaacagtcccccattcggatctccgggcggggactactcaagagggtgtcgttatcaggagaaagaaaactggcgttctacggatcggagcgtggaatgtcagatcacttaatcgggcaggtaggttagaaaatttaaaaagggaaatggataggttaaagttagatatagtgggaattagtgaagttctgtggcaggaggaacaagagttctggtcacgtgactacagggttataaacacaaaatcaaataggggtaatgcagaagaaggtttaataatgaataggaaaataggaatgcgggtaagctactacaaacagcatagtgaaagcattgttgttgccaagatagatacgaagcccacacctactacagtagtacaagtttatatgccaactagctctgcaaatgacgaagaaattgaagaaatgtatgatgaaataaaagaaattattcagatagtgaagggagacgaaaatttaatagtcatgggtgactggaattcggtaataggaaaagggagagaaggattggggctaagaaatgaaagaggaagccgccttgtagaattttgcacagagcataacttaatcatagctaacacttggtttaagaatcataaaagaaggttgtgtacatggaagaaccctggagatactaaaaggtatcagatagattatataatggtaagacagagatttaggaaccaggttttaaattgtaagacatttccaggggcagttgtggcctctgaccacaatctattggttatgacctgtagattaaaatagaagaaactgcaaaaaggtgggaacttatggagatgggacctggataaactgaaagaaccagaggttgtacagagattcagggagagcataagggaataattgacaggaatgggggaaagaaatacagtagaagaagaatgggtagctttgagggatgaagtagtgaaggcagcagaggatcaagtaggtaaaaagacgagggctagtagaaatccttgggtaacagaagaaatattgaatttaattgatgaaaggagaaaatataaaaatgcagtaaatgaagcaagcaaaaaggaatacaaacgtctcaaaaatgagatcgacaggaagtgcaaaatggctaagcagggatggctagaggacaaatgtaaggatgtagaggcttatctcactaggggtaagatagatactgcccacatgaaaattggagagacctttggagataagagaaccacttgtatgaacatcaagagctcaaaaggaaacccagttctaagc
It includes:
- the LOC126251583 gene encoding achaete-scute homolog 1a-like, producing MATASISVMTLGPQQKAVASLVQPASAAATGASCVIVTTSPSAAAALGVAQQQQPQVLSPLLPKHALLVQQKRPIAAATSEVRAAAAAAAAQQADLLRCKRRINFASGNGTQPHAGGGYHAHHHHHQPASVARRNARERNRVKQVNNGFATLRQHIPASVAAALSSPGAGSGGGGGGGGGSGRQASKKLSKVETLRMAVEYIRSLQQLLAEHDGVQTGGPVAAPDTPASASPYYASDDAASAVGHFTPSQMLGSSLSPPCSEAASSSGSPTPSFASEGSSSYAASSTVYAANGTADAYDGYEPMSPEDEELLDAISWWQQSQ